From the Pseudomonas sp. Teo4 genome, the window AGGCGGACTCTGCCGTACCTTTTCTCCAGAAGCGAACTGGCTGCCGTATAGCTTGCCTAGCTGCTCCAACTCATCCAGCGTCTGTGGGCCAGTCAGGCTCAGGACCATTTGACCGCCCTGGTAGAAGCGCTGGTGGAAGCCTCTCAGTGCCTGCTGAAAGTCAGGGCTTTGCAGGGCGAGGGTATGCCGGTTACCGGCATGAAAGCCGCTTAGCGGGTGGTACGGCGACACCTCTTGCAGCAGGCTGAACTGGCGCTGGGCCTCAGGGTTGCGCGACCAGGCGATGAATTCAGCGTGGATGACTTCACGTTCGCGGCGCTGGCGCTCGATGCCCAGGTCAGGTTCGGCGAGCATCTGGCACAAGCGCTCCAGCCCACCGGCCAGAGCAGTGGTCGGCACCTCTAAGAAAAAGTCCGTGGTGCGTTCCCGTGTGCTGGCGTTGACCTGTCCGCCAAGCGTCTGGACATAGCGCATCAGGCCGTCGTTCAGCGGGAAGAGGGTGGTGCCCAGGAAGAACAGGTGTTCCAGAAAGTGGGCAAGGCCCGGCCAGCGAGGTGGTGCGTCGTGGCTGCCAGCGTGAACCCGCACGGCGGCTGCCGAACGCTTCAGGCGCGGGGCGTGGCGCAGAGTGAGCTGCAAGCCGTTGGTGAGGGTGAGGTGGCGGATGGCGTCAGGCATGGGAACTCCGGGGCAGGTGTTCATGCTAACCCATTTGTATTGCCTGGCCGGGCCTCATCGCCGGCAAGCCGGCTCCCACAAGGACCGCGCAGATCTTGAGATCACTGCAGTACCTGTGGGAGCTGGCTTGCCGGCGATGAGGCCGGTACAGGCAGCGCAAGACAGTTGCTCCCACAGGTACTGCAGTGGTTTTGAAGACGGTGCGGTCCATGCGGGAGCCTGCTTGCCGTAGCGACGAACCGCGGCGATTGGGCCGCATGGCGGCCCCTCGTCAGCTGCTGCGCGAATGCAGGTCCTGGCGCAGATCTGCCAGATACGGAAACGCCTCCCGTCCCAGTGTCACCCGCTCATGCGCAAGCTCAGCCAGCAACAGGCATTCATCATGCCCAGCCACGGCCAACTGGCTGCCATCCGGCCCAACGATGCTGCTTTGCCCGCAATACTTGATCTCGCCTTCGGCACCGCAATAGTTGGCATACACCAGATAGCACTGGTTCTCTTGTGCCCGAGCCCGCACGGTCACTTGGCAAACGAAGTCGTAGGGTTCCATGTTCGCCGTAGGCACCAGAATCAGATCGGCACCCGCCAGCGCCAGGCGCCGCGCATTTTCCGGAAACTCGATGTCGTAGCAGATCAGCATGCCGACCTTCCAGCCCTCCAGTTCGACCACCGGAAAGTGGTCGGGGCCGGCGCTGAACATGGAGCGGTCCAGCTCGCCGAACAAGTGTGTCTTGCGGTAGTTGCTCAGGCTGCTGCCGTGGGCATTGATCAACTGCACGCTGTTGTAGATGGACCCGTCATCGGCACGCTCCGGGTAGCCGTACACGATGGCGATGCGGTGGGCCTGGGCAATCTCTACCACGCTCATGGCCGACGGCCCATCAGCGGCTTCGGCGAGGTGTTCCACCTGTGCCAGTCCGATGTTGTAGCCGGTCAGAAACATCTCCGGGCACACCAGCAGTTGCGCCCCTCGCTCGGCCGCCAGCTGCGCCTGGTGCTGCAGCCGTTCAAGGTTGCCGGGCACGTCCAGTGGCTTGGGCGTGCCCTGGAACAGAGCAATGCGCATGGCGCCTCCTTGTCTCAGTCGGCCAGGGCGATGGGACCGATTTCATCGAATACATCGCCAGGGCCTGGGTTGTCCGGGTGGGTGCTGCCACCGAAGTGGCTCATGATACCCCACACCGCATTCAGCGAGGTCTGTACCGCGCCCTCGACCCAAGCGGGGGTCCATGAAACGTCGTCGCCGGCGATGAACATGCCACGTTGCTCGGCAGGCATGTCCTGTTGCATGAAGTGCGCGTACATGCGCTGGTTGTAGCGGTAGTGCCCCGGCAGTGCCCCTTTGAACGCCCCCAGGAAGTGCGGGTCGGCCTCCCAGGAAATGGTGATCGGGTCGCCGATGATATGCCCGGCGATGTCGGTCTTGGGGTAGATCTTCTTCAGCGCATCGAGGGCCAGCTGTACGCGCTTTTCCACCGGGTGTGGAAGCATTTTCAGGGCGTCGCTCATCCAGGCGTAGGACAGGCAAATCACCCCAGGCTTGTCGTCTCCGTTGTCGAACAGATACGTGCCCCGGGTCAGGCGGTCGGTGAGGGTCATGCTCATCAGGTCGCGGCCGGTTTCCGGGTCTTTGTCCTTCCAGAACGGGCGATCGACCATGACGAAGGTTTTTGACGACTGCATGTAGCGTGTGCGGTCCAGTGCCATCCACATCTTCTGCGAGAACAGCGACTCTTCGCAGTCGATCTGGGTGGTCAGCAGCCAGCTCTGGCAAGTGGCGAGCACAGCGCCGTAGTGGCGGGTATCGCCCCAGTTGTCGGTGACGGCCAGGCGGCCATCGGCGGCGCGGGCAATGCGTTTGACCCCAGTGCGCGGCGCGCCACCGTGCAGCGCGCTCAGGCTGGTGCCCTCTGGCCAATGGGCACAATGCTCCGGAACATGACGCCAGATGCCCTGAGGCACTTGTTCTACACCGCCGACAATCAGGTGCTGGTGGTCGTCGCAGTTGGTCATCACCACCCGGAAGATTTCCAGCATCGAGTTGGGGAAGTCCGAGTCCCAGCCGCCGGTGCCAAAACCGACTTGGCCGAACACTTCGCGGTGCTGGAAGCTCAGCTTGGCGAACGAGCGCGAGGTGGCGACGAAGTCGTAGAAGGTGCGGTCGTCCCACAGCGGCACCAGTTTGTTCCACAGTTCTTTGAGGCGTGGTACGTCGCGGTCGCGGATGGCTTGCTGGATATCGGCGAATTGGGCGCCGCTTTCCAGTGCGTCGGCCCAGGCGTCAGCTACCTCGTGGAACAGCGCAGGAAGGTCGGTTGCCTTCTCGGCGTAGTAGGTCTGGCCTTCCAGGTCGATCACCGTGCTACCCGAGGCAGAGGTCAACGGGTTAGGGAAGGGTTTGGTTTCTAGGCCCAGCTTGTCCACGTAGTGATAGAAGGCTGTGGACGACACTGGAAAACGCATGCCTCCCAGCTCGGCGATGATCCCGTCGGTACCGTTGAACGGCTGCGAGCGCAGCCGGCCACCCAGCTTGGAGGCTTCGTACACCACCGGCTTGAGGCCAAGTTTCATCAGCTCGTACGCCGCCACCAGGCCAGCGATGCCGGCACCGACGATAGCGACTTCCTCGCCATGGCGCTCAGCCGGAATGCTGCCCAGGCCAGCGGGGTGTTCCAGCCAGTTGTCGAAGGCAAAAGGGAAGTCTGGGCCGAAGATGGTGATGGGTTGCTTGCCGTCGGCGGGGTGGCGGTTTTTCTTGTTCATAAATGACCTTGCCAGAGGGCTGCGCAGGGGGCGGAGCCTGAGTATAGGAGATGGCTGGTGGTCATTTTATGAAGCGGGGTGTTCGTAATTAAGATGCAGAGTAGTGGCGAAATGTGTTTTTTATCGTCGTAATGTCGTCATGATGGATGCTTATGACGAATCAGTTCAGGGCTGCCAAGTGCTCCACTGTCTCTGGAAATTTTTGCACCAGTCGAATCAGCGCAACCGCCTGGGCGTTGGGTCTGGAGCGGCCCTGTTCCCAGTTTTCCAATGTGCGGGCGTTAGTACGCAGGTAGTTCGCAAACAGCGCTCTAGACATGTTGAGGCGATGGCGAAGCTCTACCAGCTCGCTAGGTTCCAGTGGAGTGAGTGACTGGAAAGCCACCTTGTGTGAGCGCAGCGTCATCTTGTCTGTGCGCTCATCAGCCAGGGCGTCGAAGCCTTCAGTGAGTTCAGTGAAGAGGTTGCGGGGCATGGGGAGTCCTCATGAGTTGTTCGCGTTCGAGCAAGTTCTTCAGCGCTTGCCGCTGCAGATCGGTCAATTCGTCCTGCATGTCCTTTCCGTACAAGGTGAATAACCAGAACTGCGCGCCGGTCAGCCAGTAGTAGATGACACGGATGCCGCCGCGCTTGCCCTTGTGCCGCAGAACGTCAGAGAAACGAAGCTTTCTGAGGCCTGGTTCCTTTGATGACGTCGCCTGCATGTGTGTACGGGTCACCCACATGGGTTACACAAAAGTTCACTCACATAGGTGACAACACCTCGCCGCTCTGCGCTAGCGTGAGTGATTTGCAGGGTGTAACGCTTGTAGGAAGCTTCCGAAAAGTTGCGAAGGCTGATGTACCGCTTGCAGGAAGCCTTCCTAGATCGGCTGTCCGCGATCGACCTTGCTGCTGAGGATGATCGACGTGGTGGTTTTCTCCACCCCATCGACGCTGCCAATCTGGTCGAGCAACTGGTCTAGCTGTTCTGGCGAATCGCTGCGCAGCCAGGCCACATAGTCGAACTCGCCGCTCACCGCACACAGCTGCTGCACTTGGCCCATCGCACTCAAGCGCCGCACCACTTCCTTGCCGGAACGTGGCTGCACCTTGATGCCCACATAGGCCTGCAGGCCACCGCCGACCAAGCGCTGGCCAAGACGCACGCCGTAGCCGGTGATGACCTTGTTCTTCTCCAGACGCTCCAGCCGCGAATTGACCGTGGTGCGGGCGATGCCAAGCTGGCGGGCGAGGGTGGCGACGCTTTCGCGGGCGTTGATCTGGAGGAGGGCGATCAGCTGGCGGTCGATTTCGTCCAGGGCGATGGCGCGGGAGTCCGGCATGGTGGATCTCTACGATGGGTGCGTTAGCCTAGCCACCCTGAGGCAGAAAGAGCAAGGCTGCACAGTAGGCACAAAAAAGCCGCGGCTGATGCGCGGCTTTATCGTATTTGGTGGGCCCACACGGACTCGAACCGTGGACCAAAGGATTATGAGTCCTCTGCTCTAACCGACTGAGCTATAGGCCCTCAGAAGGTGGGCGGATTATAACGAGGGTTTTGAAAGCGTGCCATCCGAAAGATCGGACAGTGCTATGCGAAGAAACGTAGCAGCGAACTCTTCCGGAGAAAGGGGCAGGCTTACGATGTAGCCCTGAATCTGTTCACAGCCTTCATTGGCCAGGAAACGTTGCTGGGCCTGGCTCTCCACGCCTTCGGCAATGATGGTCAGCTGCATGCTGCGGCCGAGGGCAATGATGGCGCGGGCGATGGCGGCGTCGTGGGGGTCGTCGGGCAGGCCGCGGATGAACGACTTGTCGATCTTCAGGATGTCCAGAGGCAGGCGCTTGAGGTAGCTCAGCGAGGAGTAGCCAGTACCGAAATCATCGATGGCCAACTGAACGCCCAGTTGCTTGAGCTGGTGTAGCACGGCCAGGGCTTCCTCGGCCTGGCTCATGATGAAGTTCTCGGTGATCTCCAGTTGCAGGTCGCCGGCTTTGAGTTGGTAGGTCTTGAGCAGGCTTTCTATGCGTTTGGCCAAACCAGGGTGGCGTAGCTGGGCGCCAGCCAGGTTGATCGACAGTGGACCGAAGGCGCTGTAGCGCTTCTTCCAGGCGTGCATCTGCCGGCAGGCCTGTTCCAGCACCCAGTCACCCAGTTGCAGGATGGTGCCGTTTTCCTCGGCCAGATGAATGAAGTGCTCTGGCGGGACTTCACCGAAAGTGGGGTGGCTCCAGCGAAGCAGGGCTTCGGCGCCGACCAGGCTTTGGGTCTTGAGGCTGAACTTGGGTTGGTAGCTAAGGCTCATCTCGTTGCGTTCGATGGCGCGCCGCAGTTCGTGCTCCAGGGCAATACGCTCGCTGGCCTGGACCGTGAGGTCGCGGGTGTAGGCCTCGACACGGTTGCGGCCCTTGGCCTTGGAGCGGTACATGGCTGCGTCGGCGTTTCGAATCAGTGTGGCGACGTCGGTGCCGTCCTGTGGATAAAGGCTGATGCCAATGCTGGCGCTGGTGAAGAATTCATGTTCTCCCGCTTGGAACGGCGCGTTGAAGCAGGCCAGCAACTTGTTGGCGATGGCGCTGGCGTCGCTGGGCTTGTGCAGGCCTGGAAGGAGGATGATGAACTCGTCGCCACCCAGGCGCGCCACGGTGTCGACGTCCCGTACCTGTTCCTTGAGGCGCTGTGCGATACCTTTGAGCAGCAAGTCGCCGACTGGGTGGCCGAGGCTGTCGTTGATGTGCTTGAAGCGGTCCAGGTCAAGGAACAGCACCGCACCCTGGCGGTTGGAGATTTGCGCGCAGGTCAGCACAGCTTGCAGGCGGTTCTCGAACAGGGCGCGGTTTGGCAGGCCAGTCAGCGGGTCGTGGTGGGCCTGGTAGTCGAGCTTGGCCTGGGCGTGCTTGAGGCTGGAGATGTCAGCAAATACTGCGACGAAGTGGGTAATTTCGTTGTCGCTGTTACGCACGCCGCTGATGGTCAGCCAGCCCGGGTACAACTCGCCGTTCTTGCGCTTGTTGTAGATTTCGCCTTGCCAATGGCCCTCGGCGGTAAGCTGGTGCCACATGGCGGCGTAGAAGGCGCTGTCATGCTGGCCGGAAGCGAGCAGGCGCGGAGTCTGGCCTAGGGCCTCAACCTCGCTGTAGCCGGTGATCTCGCTGAAGGCGCGGTTAACCGCACTGATGCGCTGGTCGATGTCGGTGATCAGCACGCCTTCGGCGGTGTTTTCGAACACGGTGGCAGCCAGTTGCAGCTTTTCCTGCATCAGGTGGCGTTCGGTGATGTCGCGGGCGATGGTCAGCATGCAATCGACGCCGGCAATCGGCAGCGGCCGCGCAGAGAGCTCGCAAAGGCGTATCTGCCCATCGCTTCGACGAATCAGGCAGCTGAAATCACGAACGAAGCCATCACGGTTGAGTAGCTCGATCAGGCGCTTGCGTTCGTTCAGGTCCACCCAGATACCAAGGTCCAGGGATGTCTGGTCGATGGAGGGGGTGAAGTCGTAGCCGGTGAGACGACAGAAACCCTCGTTGACCTCGATCAGCAGGCCATCGCTCTGGCGCGACAGCAGCAAGCCGTCAGGAGAGGCGTGGAAGGCTTTGGCGAACTTCTCTTCCGAGGTTTGCAGCTGTTGTTGTGTTTCCTTGAGTTGGCTGATGTCGCGCACCGCCACTACCAATGCCTGGGTGCCGTCGAGTTCGAAGGTTTCGGCCGATGTCAGGCCGGTGAACAGCTGGCCGTTGCTGCGTCTGAAGCTCATTTCCAGGTTGCGGATTCCGCCTTGGTGCAGGCGCTCGAGCAGCAGTGGTCCGGTACCGTCGACGCCCCACAGGTTCAATTCGGTGGCGGTGCGGCCGATCACCTGGCCCGGCGGAAGGCCAATCTGTTCCTCGAAGGCTTCGTTGACCTCCAGCAGGCAGCCGTCGCTGTGGCGGGCGATGAGCAGGATGTCGGGGCACTGTTGGAAGACCGAAGCGAATTTTTGCTCGGACAGGCGCAGGGCGTCTTCGGTCCGTTTGGTTTCGCTGATATCGATCATCAGCCCGCGCATCAATGGTCGATGGCCGTGTTCGATCATGCTGACGATATTGCGGATCCACACTGGCTGCCCGTCGGCCCGCATCACCCTGTAATCCAAGCTGTGGTCACGGCCTGCAGCGGTTTCGCTTTCGCTGAACGCCTGGGCCCACAGGGCGTCCTCGGGGTGAAGGATGCTGCGCCAGAAGCCGGGCTTGAGCCAGTCGTGCAGCGGGTAGCCGAGCAGGTCTTCGGCATGGGGCGAAACGTAGCTGTAGGTGAAGTCGTTGGCGTCGGCTTCCCAGGCAATCGCCGACAGGCTCTCGACCAGACCACGATAGTGGTATTCGCTGCTGCGCAGTTCCTGTTCCAGGGCAATGCGCCTAGAAATTTCAGAACTCAGCCGGCGATTGATGCGGATCACTGCGGCAAGTATGGCCACCAGCACCATAACGCCCGGCAGGCCGTAAAGCAGCATGTCGTGCCAGAAGGTGCGCTGGTCGACCACATTGCCAACCCAGCGTTGCTGAATCTGATTGATCTCGCTGCTGGACATGTCGGCCATGACTTTGTCGAGGATGCCAACCAGGATTTTTTTATCCCTGGGGGCGGCCATTGCCAGCTGGTAGCGATAAGGCGTTTCGCCGCTGACGTACAGGCCGTCGAGCTTCAGCTGGCGCAAGCTCCAGATGCTTGAGGCCAGGTCGCCGACGACTGCATCCACTTCGTCGGTGGCCAAGGCCTGTAATGTCGAGCTGACGTTGGGCATGGCCACCAGGTTGAGGTCCGGGTGGTGCGTGCGCAGCAGTTCGTGGGGTGCGTAGTTTTCCACCACGGCGATCTTCAGGCCGTACAGGTCCTTAAGCGTGCGGGGCTGGGGGCCGCCTTCGTGGGCAAGGATGACAATGGGGAAATCCAGGTACGGGCGGGTGAAGGCCAGGTAGGTCTGGCGTTCTGGCGTGGACATGATGCCAGGTAGCAGGTCTATGCGACTGGTTCGCGCCTGCTCCAGCACTTCGGTCCAACTGCTGGGCTCGACTGGTTTGAGCGCTACCCCAAGGCGCTCCTGAATCAAGGCGATGTAATCGGCGGCCAATCCCTGGTATCTGCCCTCCTGGTCGCGGAACTCGAAAGGTGGCCAGGAAGCATCGACACCCAGCCTCAGCTGCGGGTGGGCAGCTAGCCAGGTCTTTTCCTCGTCAGTCAGGGTCAGGGCGCCGGCCGTTGTGTTCCAAAGGATAAGGAGCAGCAACAGAATGGCCGGCATCAAGGGCATAGCGGCCTCGCATTCAGGTGGTCTGAAGTCGAGTGTAGACGGGCATTTCGCCTATGGGGTAGCCGTGTACCACAACCTTTTTTTGCATAAGAAAAACCCCGGCCTGGGCCGGGGTTCGTCATCACTCGTCGAGGAAGGAGCGCAAGTGCTCGCTGCGGGTCGGGTGGCGCAGTTTGCGCAACGCCTTCGCTTCGATCTGACGGATCCGCTCACGCGTTACGTCAAACTGCTTGCCCACCTCTTCGAGAGTGTGGTCGGTGTTCATGTCGATACCGAAGCGCATGCGCAGCACCTTGGCTTCGCGTGCGGTCAGGCCCGAGAGCACGTCACGGGTCGCTTCCTTGAGGCTTTC encodes:
- a CDS encoding carbon-nitrogen hydrolase family protein; the protein is MRIALFQGTPKPLDVPGNLERLQHQAQLAAERGAQLLVCPEMFLTGYNIGLAQVEHLAEAADGPSAMSVVEIAQAHRIAIVYGYPERADDGSIYNSVQLINAHGSSLSNYRKTHLFGELDRSMFSAGPDHFPVVELEGWKVGMLICYDIEFPENARRLALAGADLILVPTANMEPYDFVCQVTVRARAQENQCYLVYANYCGAEGEIKYCGQSSIVGPDGSQLAVAGHDECLLLAELAHERVTLGREAFPYLADLRQDLHSRSS
- a CDS encoding NAD(P)/FAD-dependent oxidoreductase, with translation MNKKNRHPADGKQPITIFGPDFPFAFDNWLEHPAGLGSIPAERHGEEVAIVGAGIAGLVAAYELMKLGLKPVVYEASKLGGRLRSQPFNGTDGIIAELGGMRFPVSSTAFYHYVDKLGLETKPFPNPLTSASGSTVIDLEGQTYYAEKATDLPALFHEVADAWADALESGAQFADIQQAIRDRDVPRLKELWNKLVPLWDDRTFYDFVATSRSFAKLSFQHREVFGQVGFGTGGWDSDFPNSMLEIFRVVMTNCDDHQHLIVGGVEQVPQGIWRHVPEHCAHWPEGTSLSALHGGAPRTGVKRIARAADGRLAVTDNWGDTRHYGAVLATCQSWLLTTQIDCEESLFSQKMWMALDRTRYMQSSKTFVMVDRPFWKDKDPETGRDLMSMTLTDRLTRGTYLFDNGDDKPGVICLSYAWMSDALKMLPHPVEKRVQLALDALKKIYPKTDIAGHIIGDPITISWEADPHFLGAFKGALPGHYRYNQRMYAHFMQQDMPAEQRGMFIAGDDVSWTPAWVEGAVQTSLNAVWGIMSHFGGSTHPDNPGPGDVFDEIGPIALAD
- a CDS encoding transcriptional regulator, translated to MPRNLFTELTEGFDALADERTDKMTLRSHKVAFQSLTPLEPSELVELRHRLNMSRALFANYLRTNARTLENWEQGRSRPNAQAVALIRLVQKFPETVEHLAALN
- a CDS encoding Lrp/AsnC family transcriptional regulator, coding for MPDSRAIALDEIDRQLIALLQINARESVATLARQLGIARTTVNSRLERLEKNKVITGYGVRLGQRLVGGGLQAYVGIKVQPRSGKEVVRRLSAMGQVQQLCAVSGEFDYVAWLRSDSPEQLDQLLDQIGSVDGVEKTTTSIILSSKVDRGQPI
- a CDS encoding EAL domain-containing protein, which encodes MPLMPAILLLLLILWNTTAGALTLTDEEKTWLAAHPQLRLGVDASWPPFEFRDQEGRYQGLAADYIALIQERLGVALKPVEPSSWTEVLEQARTSRIDLLPGIMSTPERQTYLAFTRPYLDFPIVILAHEGGPQPRTLKDLYGLKIAVVENYAPHELLRTHHPDLNLVAMPNVSSTLQALATDEVDAVVGDLASSIWSLRQLKLDGLYVSGETPYRYQLAMAAPRDKKILVGILDKVMADMSSSEINQIQQRWVGNVVDQRTFWHDMLLYGLPGVMVLVAILAAVIRINRRLSSEISRRIALEQELRSSEYHYRGLVESLSAIAWEADANDFTYSYVSPHAEDLLGYPLHDWLKPGFWRSILHPEDALWAQAFSESETAAGRDHSLDYRVMRADGQPVWIRNIVSMIEHGHRPLMRGLMIDISETKRTEDALRLSEQKFASVFQQCPDILLIARHSDGCLLEVNEAFEEQIGLPPGQVIGRTATELNLWGVDGTGPLLLERLHQGGIRNLEMSFRRSNGQLFTGLTSAETFELDGTQALVVAVRDISQLKETQQQLQTSEEKFAKAFHASPDGLLLSRQSDGLLIEVNEGFCRLTGYDFTPSIDQTSLDLGIWVDLNERKRLIELLNRDGFVRDFSCLIRRSDGQIRLCELSARPLPIAGVDCMLTIARDITERHLMQEKLQLAATVFENTAEGVLITDIDQRISAVNRAFSEITGYSEVEALGQTPRLLASGQHDSAFYAAMWHQLTAEGHWQGEIYNKRKNGELYPGWLTISGVRNSDNEITHFVAVFADISSLKHAQAKLDYQAHHDPLTGLPNRALFENRLQAVLTCAQISNRQGAVLFLDLDRFKHINDSLGHPVGDLLLKGIAQRLKEQVRDVDTVARLGGDEFIILLPGLHKPSDASAIANKLLACFNAPFQAGEHEFFTSASIGISLYPQDGTDVATLIRNADAAMYRSKAKGRNRVEAYTRDLTVQASERIALEHELRRAIERNEMSLSYQPKFSLKTQSLVGAEALLRWSHPTFGEVPPEHFIHLAEENGTILQLGDWVLEQACRQMHAWKKRYSAFGPLSINLAGAQLRHPGLAKRIESLLKTYQLKAGDLQLEITENFIMSQAEEALAVLHQLKQLGVQLAIDDFGTGYSSLSYLKRLPLDILKIDKSFIRGLPDDPHDAAIARAIIALGRSMQLTIIAEGVESQAQQRFLANEGCEQIQGYIVSLPLSPEEFAATFLRIALSDLSDGTLSKPSL